A single genomic interval of Malania oleifera isolate guangnan ecotype guangnan chromosome 13, ASM2987363v1, whole genome shotgun sequence harbors:
- the LOC131145417 gene encoding LEAF RUST 10 DISEASE-RESISTANCE LOCUS RECEPTOR-LIKE PROTEIN KINASE-like 1.2 gives MIKWAIFFLLFLLHQSVICRTNSTNNGDSCRPSSCGNIPNISYPFRLKGDPPNCGNHSYELSCEVRNNRTVLVLHLYSGEFYVQEINYSSYSMRVVDPGVLNPQNCSNSSPLYSLSNSNFSYDDPYSLTREETSFHVGEVSRKHPYKVVTFMECSAPPSSSLYKNINVTANATRCRSKEGSSSLSYAVYGGLRASDVDESCTIGAEAVVLAYGRSIDSSSFRGIRDAMAYGFELFWFHVHCDECLATGGIYQCYLNGTNVVACRESSSPPGVYQSLQFYFQTHFPAILQWIAGTRGPPYEIPNSHLRSPWSGTDYYVPYGVILMGAWIFRKTSKFSFLNL, from the exons ATGATCAAGTGGGccatcttcttccttctttttctgctACACCAATCTGTGATTTGCAGAACCAATAGTACTAATAATGGCGATAGCTGCCGGCCTTCGTCCTGCGGGAACATCCCCAACATAAGTTACCCTTTTCGGTTGAAAGGCGATCCACCCAACTGCGGAAACCACAGCTACGAACTGAGCTGCGAGGTGAGGAACAATCGCACTGTTTTGGTTTTGCATTTGTATTCCGGAGAATTCTATGTGCAGGAAATCAATTACAGCAGCTACTCGATGCGGGTGGTGGATCCCGGAGTCCTTAACCCCCAAAACTGCTCCAACTCTTCGCCCCTCTATTCTCTGTCCAACTCTAACTTCTCCTATGACGACCCGTATTCTTTAACTAGAGAAGAAACTTCATTTCACGTCGGAGAAGTTTCGCGCAAGCATCCATACAAAGTTGTGACTTTCATGGAGTGTTCAGCTCCCCCGAGTTCCAGTCTCTACAAGAATATTAATGTTACTGCTAATGCGACTCGCTGCAGAAGCAAAGAGGGTTCTTCTAGTTTATCTTATGCCGTGTATGGAGGCTTAAGGGCGTCAGATGTGGATGAATCTTGCACCATAGGAGCCGAGGCTGTAGTTTTGGCTTACGGACGGAGCATCGATAGCAGCTCTTTCAGGGGCATCCGCGATGCGATGGCTTATGGGTTTGAGCTCTTCTGGTTTCACGTTCACTGCGACGAGTGTTTGGCAACAGGCGGAATTTATCAGTGCTACCTTAATGGCACCAATGTCGTCGCCTGCCGCGAATCTTCTTCTCCGCCTGGAGTTTACCAAA GTCTTCAATTTTATTTCCAGACAC ACTTTCCAGCAATCTTACAGTGGATTGCCG GTACCAGAGGCCCTCCATATGAGATCCCAAACAGTCACTTAAGAA GTCCATGGTCAGGCACTGACTATTATGTCCCGTATG GCGTTATCCTAATGGGAGCCTGGATATTTCGTAAGACATCTAAATTCTCCTTCTTAAATTTGTAA
- the LOC131145411 gene encoding rust resistance kinase Lr10-like isoform X2: MDKSFDFEMYLFFFIFFTVITRSHEYDPCKATKCGDGGPEIRFPFRLKNRQPESCGHRGFTLSCTEQNDIVLDLSAATPAPAPVASPLYSAKLLIKEIDYGPRVIFVSYGSDDCFHPLLINFNFSGTPFRYADNQKENLYTLFKCPYSSTILRNLNFCYDKSDLHVYIIYTDDYDITEQRLSYCNKTASHIPLVQFEFTHKYYLALTWSQIPEPPRDKPKSGTTRTLKITGIVLGSLLIAMIAVVLYCIYSIDKTEREHRAKIEKFLEDYRALKPARYSYADIKRITQQFKDKLGKGGYGTVFKGKLSNEILVAVKILNVAKGNGDDFLNEVGTMGRIHHVNVVRLVGFCADGFRRALVYEFLPNESLEKFIFSEDLKKSLGWKKLKDIALGIAKGIEYLHQGCDQRILHFDIKPHNVLLDQNFNPKISDFGLAKLCSKEQSAISMTTNSPRGTVGYIAPEVFSRNFGNVSHKSDVYSFGMLLLDMVDQRRNINTTEDSSSQGYFPDWIYNRMECGEPIGSGIESGGDANIAKKLTIVGLWCIQWYPADRPSMKVVVQMLEGEGSGPIMPPNPFSSSNPTAANATKHRRTFDIELPIIHETV, translated from the exons ATGGACAAGAGCTTCGATTTTGAGATGTATCTgtttttcttcatcttcttcacaGTAATAACCAGAAGCCATGAATATGACCCTTGCAAGGCAACTAAGTGCGGGGACGGCGGCCCAGAAATCCGGTTTCCTTTCCGGCTGAAGAACCGCCAGCCGGAGAGCTGCGGCCACCGGGGCTTCACCCTATCCTGTACCGAACAAAACGACATCGTTCTCGACTTATCGGCGGCAACGCCTGCGCCTGCGCCGGTGGCATCGCCCCTATATTCAGCAAAGTTGTTGATAAAGGAAATCGATTATGGGCCTCGGGTAATTTTTGTGTCCTATGGCTCCGACGATTGCTTCCACCCTCTGCTTATAAATTTCAACTTCTCCGGCACTCCCTTCCGTTACGCAGATAACCAAAAAGAAAACTTGTACACTCTGTTCAAATGCCCATATTCGTCCACGATTCTGAGAAACCTCAATTTTTGCTATGACAAATCTGACCTACATGTTTATATCATCTATACTGACGACTATGACATCACGGAGCAGCGTCTCTCGTACTGCAATAAGACTGCTAGTCACATCCCACTGGTTCAATTTGAATTCACACATAAATATTATCTTGCTCTTACATGGTCTCAAATTCCTGAACCTCCTCGAGATAAGCCTAAATCAG GTACAACTAGAACCCTGAAGATCACAG GTATAGTCCTAGGTTCACTTCTTATTGCTATGATTGCAGTTGTACTCTACTGCATCTATAGCATAGATAAAACAGAAAGAGAGCATCGAGCTAAGATTGAAAAATTTTTGGAGGATTATAGAGCTCTTAAGCCTGCACGATACTCCTACGCTGACATTAAGAGGATAACTCAGCAATTTAAGGACAAGCTGGGTAAAGGAGGTTATGGAACTGTGTTCAAAGGAAAGCTTTCCAATGAAATTCTTGTTGCTGTAAAGATCCTCAATGTTGCCAAAGGAAATGGTGACGACTTCCTTAACGAAGTGGGAACAATGGGTAGAATCCACCATGTCAATGTGGTTCGCCTTGTAGGCTTCTGTGCTGATGGATTTAGAAGAGCTCTTGTTTATGAGTTCCTACCAAATGAGTCACTTGAGAAGTTCATATTTTCAGAAGACCTTAAGAAGTCTCTTGGTTGGAAAAAGCTCAAGGACATTGCACTTGGCATAGCCAAAGGAATTGAATATCTGCATCAAGGGTGCGACCAACGAATCCTCCATTTCGATATCAAACCCCACAACGTCTTGCTGGATCAAAACTTCAACCCAAAGATCTCTGATTTTGGTCTAGCTAAGTTGTGCTCCAAAGAGCAAAGTGCCATATCTATGACTACTAATAGTCCTAGAGGGACCGTGGGCTATATTGCTCCTGAAGTGTTCTCAAGGAACTTTGGGAATGTATCACACAAATCAGATGTCTACAGTTTTGGAATGTTGTTGCTAGATATGGTTGACCAGAGGAGAAATATTAATACTACAGAAGATAGCAGCAGCCAAGGGTACTTTCCAGATTGGATTTATAATCGGATGGAATGCGGAGAACCTATCGGAAGCGGGATTGAAAGTGGTGGAGATGCAAACATAGCAAAGAAACTAACAATTGTAGGACTTTGGTGCATTCAGTGGTATCCTGCGGACAGACCATCAATGAAAGTAGTTGTTCAAATGCTAGAAGGAGAAGGCAGCGGTCCTATCATGCCGCcaaatcctttttcttcttcaaatCCAACAGCTGCAAATGCAACCAAGCACAGAAGAACTTTTGACATAGAACTACCAATTATTCATGAAACAGT ATGA
- the LOC131145411 gene encoding rust resistance kinase Lr10-like isoform X4, which translates to MDKSFDFEMYLFFFIFFTVITRSHEYDPCKATKCGDGGPEIRFPFRLKNRQPESCGHRGFTLSCTEQNDIVLDLSAATPAPAPVASPLYSAKLLIKEIDYGPRVIFVSYGSDDCFHPLLINFNFSGTPFRYADNQKENLYTLFKCPYSSTILRNLNFCYDKSDLHVYIIYTDDYDITEQRLSYCNKTASHIPLVQFEFTHKYYLALTWSQIPEPPRDKPKSGIVLGSLLIAMIAVVLYCIYSIDKTEREHRAKIEKFLEDYRALKPARYSYADIKRITQQFKDKLGKGGYGTVFKGKLSNEILVAVKILNVAKGNGDDFLNEVGTMGRIHHVNVVRLVGFCADGFRRALVYEFLPNESLEKFIFSEDLKKSLGWKKLKDIALGIAKGIEYLHQGCDQRILHFDIKPHNVLLDQNFNPKISDFGLAKLCSKEQSAISMTTNSPRGTVGYIAPEVFSRNFGNVSHKSDVYSFGMLLLDMVDQRRNINTTEDSSSQGYFPDWIYNRMECGEPIGSGIESGGDANIAKKLTIVGLWCIQWYPADRPSMKVVVQMLEGEGSGPIMPPNPFSSSNPTAANATKHRRTFDIELPIIHETV; encoded by the exons ATGGACAAGAGCTTCGATTTTGAGATGTATCTgtttttcttcatcttcttcacaGTAATAACCAGAAGCCATGAATATGACCCTTGCAAGGCAACTAAGTGCGGGGACGGCGGCCCAGAAATCCGGTTTCCTTTCCGGCTGAAGAACCGCCAGCCGGAGAGCTGCGGCCACCGGGGCTTCACCCTATCCTGTACCGAACAAAACGACATCGTTCTCGACTTATCGGCGGCAACGCCTGCGCCTGCGCCGGTGGCATCGCCCCTATATTCAGCAAAGTTGTTGATAAAGGAAATCGATTATGGGCCTCGGGTAATTTTTGTGTCCTATGGCTCCGACGATTGCTTCCACCCTCTGCTTATAAATTTCAACTTCTCCGGCACTCCCTTCCGTTACGCAGATAACCAAAAAGAAAACTTGTACACTCTGTTCAAATGCCCATATTCGTCCACGATTCTGAGAAACCTCAATTTTTGCTATGACAAATCTGACCTACATGTTTATATCATCTATACTGACGACTATGACATCACGGAGCAGCGTCTCTCGTACTGCAATAAGACTGCTAGTCACATCCCACTGGTTCAATTTGAATTCACACATAAATATTATCTTGCTCTTACATGGTCTCAAATTCCTGAACCTCCTCGAGATAAGCCTAAATCAG GTATAGTCCTAGGTTCACTTCTTATTGCTATGATTGCAGTTGTACTCTACTGCATCTATAGCATAGATAAAACAGAAAGAGAGCATCGAGCTAAGATTGAAAAATTTTTGGAGGATTATAGAGCTCTTAAGCCTGCACGATACTCCTACGCTGACATTAAGAGGATAACTCAGCAATTTAAGGACAAGCTGGGTAAAGGAGGTTATGGAACTGTGTTCAAAGGAAAGCTTTCCAATGAAATTCTTGTTGCTGTAAAGATCCTCAATGTTGCCAAAGGAAATGGTGACGACTTCCTTAACGAAGTGGGAACAATGGGTAGAATCCACCATGTCAATGTGGTTCGCCTTGTAGGCTTCTGTGCTGATGGATTTAGAAGAGCTCTTGTTTATGAGTTCCTACCAAATGAGTCACTTGAGAAGTTCATATTTTCAGAAGACCTTAAGAAGTCTCTTGGTTGGAAAAAGCTCAAGGACATTGCACTTGGCATAGCCAAAGGAATTGAATATCTGCATCAAGGGTGCGACCAACGAATCCTCCATTTCGATATCAAACCCCACAACGTCTTGCTGGATCAAAACTTCAACCCAAAGATCTCTGATTTTGGTCTAGCTAAGTTGTGCTCCAAAGAGCAAAGTGCCATATCTATGACTACTAATAGTCCTAGAGGGACCGTGGGCTATATTGCTCCTGAAGTGTTCTCAAGGAACTTTGGGAATGTATCACACAAATCAGATGTCTACAGTTTTGGAATGTTGTTGCTAGATATGGTTGACCAGAGGAGAAATATTAATACTACAGAAGATAGCAGCAGCCAAGGGTACTTTCCAGATTGGATTTATAATCGGATGGAATGCGGAGAACCTATCGGAAGCGGGATTGAAAGTGGTGGAGATGCAAACATAGCAAAGAAACTAACAATTGTAGGACTTTGGTGCATTCAGTGGTATCCTGCGGACAGACCATCAATGAAAGTAGTTGTTCAAATGCTAGAAGGAGAAGGCAGCGGTCCTATCATGCCGCcaaatcctttttcttcttcaaatCCAACAGCTGCAAATGCAACCAAGCACAGAAGAACTTTTGACATAGAACTACCAATTATTCATGAAACAGT ATGA
- the LOC131145411 gene encoding rust resistance kinase Lr10-like isoform X1 → MDKSFDFEMYLFFFIFFTVITRSHEYDPCKATKCGDGGPEIRFPFRLKNRQPESCGHRGFTLSCTEQNDIVLDLSAATPAPAPVASPLYSAKLLIKEIDYGPRVIFVSYGSDDCFHPLLINFNFSGTPFRYADNQKENLYTLFKCPYSSTILRNLNFCYDKSDLHVYIIYTDDYDITEQRLSYCNKTASHIPLVQFEFTHKYYLALTWSQIPEPPRDKPKSGTTRTLKITGIVLGSLLIAMIAVVLYCIYSIDKTEREHRAKIEKFLEDYRALKPARYSYADIKRITQQFKDKLGKGGYGTVFKGKLSNEILVAVKILNVAKGNGDDFLNEVGTMGRIHHVNVVRLVGFCADGFRRALVYEFLPNESLEKFIFSEDLKKSLGWKKLKDIALGIAKGIEYLHQGCDQRILHFDIKPHNVLLDQNFNPKISDFGLAKLCSKEQSAISMTTNSPRGTVGYIAPEVFSRNFGNVSHKSDVYSFGMLLLDMVDQRRNINTTEDSSSQGYFPDWIYNRMECGEPIGSGIESGGDANIAKKLTIVGLWCIQWYPADRPSMKVVVQMLEGEGSGPIMPPNPFSSSNPTAANATKHRRTFDIELPIIHETVR, encoded by the exons ATGGACAAGAGCTTCGATTTTGAGATGTATCTgtttttcttcatcttcttcacaGTAATAACCAGAAGCCATGAATATGACCCTTGCAAGGCAACTAAGTGCGGGGACGGCGGCCCAGAAATCCGGTTTCCTTTCCGGCTGAAGAACCGCCAGCCGGAGAGCTGCGGCCACCGGGGCTTCACCCTATCCTGTACCGAACAAAACGACATCGTTCTCGACTTATCGGCGGCAACGCCTGCGCCTGCGCCGGTGGCATCGCCCCTATATTCAGCAAAGTTGTTGATAAAGGAAATCGATTATGGGCCTCGGGTAATTTTTGTGTCCTATGGCTCCGACGATTGCTTCCACCCTCTGCTTATAAATTTCAACTTCTCCGGCACTCCCTTCCGTTACGCAGATAACCAAAAAGAAAACTTGTACACTCTGTTCAAATGCCCATATTCGTCCACGATTCTGAGAAACCTCAATTTTTGCTATGACAAATCTGACCTACATGTTTATATCATCTATACTGACGACTATGACATCACGGAGCAGCGTCTCTCGTACTGCAATAAGACTGCTAGTCACATCCCACTGGTTCAATTTGAATTCACACATAAATATTATCTTGCTCTTACATGGTCTCAAATTCCTGAACCTCCTCGAGATAAGCCTAAATCAG GTACAACTAGAACCCTGAAGATCACAG GTATAGTCCTAGGTTCACTTCTTATTGCTATGATTGCAGTTGTACTCTACTGCATCTATAGCATAGATAAAACAGAAAGAGAGCATCGAGCTAAGATTGAAAAATTTTTGGAGGATTATAGAGCTCTTAAGCCTGCACGATACTCCTACGCTGACATTAAGAGGATAACTCAGCAATTTAAGGACAAGCTGGGTAAAGGAGGTTATGGAACTGTGTTCAAAGGAAAGCTTTCCAATGAAATTCTTGTTGCTGTAAAGATCCTCAATGTTGCCAAAGGAAATGGTGACGACTTCCTTAACGAAGTGGGAACAATGGGTAGAATCCACCATGTCAATGTGGTTCGCCTTGTAGGCTTCTGTGCTGATGGATTTAGAAGAGCTCTTGTTTATGAGTTCCTACCAAATGAGTCACTTGAGAAGTTCATATTTTCAGAAGACCTTAAGAAGTCTCTTGGTTGGAAAAAGCTCAAGGACATTGCACTTGGCATAGCCAAAGGAATTGAATATCTGCATCAAGGGTGCGACCAACGAATCCTCCATTTCGATATCAAACCCCACAACGTCTTGCTGGATCAAAACTTCAACCCAAAGATCTCTGATTTTGGTCTAGCTAAGTTGTGCTCCAAAGAGCAAAGTGCCATATCTATGACTACTAATAGTCCTAGAGGGACCGTGGGCTATATTGCTCCTGAAGTGTTCTCAAGGAACTTTGGGAATGTATCACACAAATCAGATGTCTACAGTTTTGGAATGTTGTTGCTAGATATGGTTGACCAGAGGAGAAATATTAATACTACAGAAGATAGCAGCAGCCAAGGGTACTTTCCAGATTGGATTTATAATCGGATGGAATGCGGAGAACCTATCGGAAGCGGGATTGAAAGTGGTGGAGATGCAAACATAGCAAAGAAACTAACAATTGTAGGACTTTGGTGCATTCAGTGGTATCCTGCGGACAGACCATCAATGAAAGTAGTTGTTCAAATGCTAGAAGGAGAAGGCAGCGGTCCTATCATGCCGCcaaatcctttttcttcttcaaatCCAACAGCTGCAAATGCAACCAAGCACAGAAGAACTTTTGACATAGAACTACCAATTATTCATGAAACAGT CAGATGA
- the LOC131145411 gene encoding rust resistance kinase Lr10-like isoform X3 yields MDKSFDFEMYLFFFIFFTVITRSHEYDPCKATKCGDGGPEIRFPFRLKNRQPESCGHRGFTLSCTEQNDIVLDLSAATPAPAPVASPLYSAKLLIKEIDYGPRVIFVSYGSDDCFHPLLINFNFSGTPFRYADNQKENLYTLFKCPYSSTILRNLNFCYDKSDLHVYIIYTDDYDITEQRLSYCNKTASHIPLVQFEFTHKYYLALTWSQIPEPPRDKPKSGIVLGSLLIAMIAVVLYCIYSIDKTEREHRAKIEKFLEDYRALKPARYSYADIKRITQQFKDKLGKGGYGTVFKGKLSNEILVAVKILNVAKGNGDDFLNEVGTMGRIHHVNVVRLVGFCADGFRRALVYEFLPNESLEKFIFSEDLKKSLGWKKLKDIALGIAKGIEYLHQGCDQRILHFDIKPHNVLLDQNFNPKISDFGLAKLCSKEQSAISMTTNSPRGTVGYIAPEVFSRNFGNVSHKSDVYSFGMLLLDMVDQRRNINTTEDSSSQGYFPDWIYNRMECGEPIGSGIESGGDANIAKKLTIVGLWCIQWYPADRPSMKVVVQMLEGEGSGPIMPPNPFSSSNPTAANATKHRRTFDIELPIIHETVR; encoded by the exons ATGGACAAGAGCTTCGATTTTGAGATGTATCTgtttttcttcatcttcttcacaGTAATAACCAGAAGCCATGAATATGACCCTTGCAAGGCAACTAAGTGCGGGGACGGCGGCCCAGAAATCCGGTTTCCTTTCCGGCTGAAGAACCGCCAGCCGGAGAGCTGCGGCCACCGGGGCTTCACCCTATCCTGTACCGAACAAAACGACATCGTTCTCGACTTATCGGCGGCAACGCCTGCGCCTGCGCCGGTGGCATCGCCCCTATATTCAGCAAAGTTGTTGATAAAGGAAATCGATTATGGGCCTCGGGTAATTTTTGTGTCCTATGGCTCCGACGATTGCTTCCACCCTCTGCTTATAAATTTCAACTTCTCCGGCACTCCCTTCCGTTACGCAGATAACCAAAAAGAAAACTTGTACACTCTGTTCAAATGCCCATATTCGTCCACGATTCTGAGAAACCTCAATTTTTGCTATGACAAATCTGACCTACATGTTTATATCATCTATACTGACGACTATGACATCACGGAGCAGCGTCTCTCGTACTGCAATAAGACTGCTAGTCACATCCCACTGGTTCAATTTGAATTCACACATAAATATTATCTTGCTCTTACATGGTCTCAAATTCCTGAACCTCCTCGAGATAAGCCTAAATCAG GTATAGTCCTAGGTTCACTTCTTATTGCTATGATTGCAGTTGTACTCTACTGCATCTATAGCATAGATAAAACAGAAAGAGAGCATCGAGCTAAGATTGAAAAATTTTTGGAGGATTATAGAGCTCTTAAGCCTGCACGATACTCCTACGCTGACATTAAGAGGATAACTCAGCAATTTAAGGACAAGCTGGGTAAAGGAGGTTATGGAACTGTGTTCAAAGGAAAGCTTTCCAATGAAATTCTTGTTGCTGTAAAGATCCTCAATGTTGCCAAAGGAAATGGTGACGACTTCCTTAACGAAGTGGGAACAATGGGTAGAATCCACCATGTCAATGTGGTTCGCCTTGTAGGCTTCTGTGCTGATGGATTTAGAAGAGCTCTTGTTTATGAGTTCCTACCAAATGAGTCACTTGAGAAGTTCATATTTTCAGAAGACCTTAAGAAGTCTCTTGGTTGGAAAAAGCTCAAGGACATTGCACTTGGCATAGCCAAAGGAATTGAATATCTGCATCAAGGGTGCGACCAACGAATCCTCCATTTCGATATCAAACCCCACAACGTCTTGCTGGATCAAAACTTCAACCCAAAGATCTCTGATTTTGGTCTAGCTAAGTTGTGCTCCAAAGAGCAAAGTGCCATATCTATGACTACTAATAGTCCTAGAGGGACCGTGGGCTATATTGCTCCTGAAGTGTTCTCAAGGAACTTTGGGAATGTATCACACAAATCAGATGTCTACAGTTTTGGAATGTTGTTGCTAGATATGGTTGACCAGAGGAGAAATATTAATACTACAGAAGATAGCAGCAGCCAAGGGTACTTTCCAGATTGGATTTATAATCGGATGGAATGCGGAGAACCTATCGGAAGCGGGATTGAAAGTGGTGGAGATGCAAACATAGCAAAGAAACTAACAATTGTAGGACTTTGGTGCATTCAGTGGTATCCTGCGGACAGACCATCAATGAAAGTAGTTGTTCAAATGCTAGAAGGAGAAGGCAGCGGTCCTATCATGCCGCcaaatcctttttcttcttcaaatCCAACAGCTGCAAATGCAACCAAGCACAGAAGAACTTTTGACATAGAACTACCAATTATTCATGAAACAGT CAGATGA